One Amaranthus tricolor cultivar Red isolate AtriRed21 chromosome 1, ASM2621246v1, whole genome shotgun sequence DNA window includes the following coding sequences:
- the LOC130812784 gene encoding uncharacterized protein LOC130812784: protein MAATSRHERSLSPSGRFCASSISSSTFSSSSPSFSHQSPSSSILHRSSSPTRVSIYGSSSQTTSSFKFSINQSFSAVNRNRNPFPTAAKKKTCMCSPTTHPGSFRCNYHKNLEMKKQHQAASYQPNRLNMRRSAMTNSLVRIGSVEGGEWVKRALATLIRPCAHQQRRRVDFQPRPSRLSIMSKAEDGDGSN, encoded by the coding sequence ATGGCGGCAACATCACGCCATGAACGCTCACTATCTCCTTCTGGAAGGTTTTGTGCTTCTTCGATTTCATCGTCtactttctcttcttcttctccatcaTTTTCTCATCAATCTCCTTCTTCCTCAATTTTACATCGATCCTCATCTCCGACGAGAGTAAGCATCTATGGATCTTCATCTCAAACGACGTCgtcttttaaattttcaattaatcaaTCTTTTTCTGCTGTTAATCGGAATCGGAATCCGTTTCCGACGGCGGCGAAGAAGAAAACATGTATGTGTTCTCCGACGACGCATCCAGGTTCTTTCCGGTGTAATTACCATAAGAATCTTGAGATGAAAAAACAGCATCAGGCGGCGTCGTATCAGCCGAATCGATTGAATATGCGTAGATCGGCGATGACGAACTCGCTCGTGAGAATCGGATCTGTTGAAGGTGGTGAGTGGGTTAAACGTGCTCTTGCTACATTAATTCGTCCTTGCGCTCACCAGCAAAGACGGCGTGTTGATTTTCAGCCGCGTCCGAGTCGACTCAGTATCATGTCAAAAGCTGAGGATGGTGACGGTAGTAATTG
- the LOC130818960 gene encoding putative disease resistance protein RGA3: MRFGALKEAKEGVQWGYIEHDTRSTQALVEREIRRVIKGGVSLKIGMTIVIRITKQGTFRSQEDEKLKRWRNKRSRLLRPKRRMATGIVLSVVENLISALQITTVETIKAVFLDAESKHQELNYRGKLWLSKLKDAVYDADDLFDKFTTVAEQLKTIPDGKISKKFRRFFSSDNQLLFAANTSKKIKMIRQKLDSIARDRTQFGFDDLYIPVNRRDKTSSYVHEPSIIGRDADREAIMDLLLQELDSSIVEVDENKISFVTIVGMGENVRIEEILAKMLGKSELSVKQLNREARRLIEGKRYLLVLDDVWSESRNEWAKLREYLLLGATGSRVIVTSRSKKVARALGDDLMYELQGLSDEDFWLLFKRIAFNQNSRQRVDLDLVEIGKDIVKKCANVPLSIRVIGSMLYEQDKSKWRIFREMDLAKMGEGEEGIMPILKFSYFHLTPQLKSCFSYCALFPKDYKIYKEMLINLWSAHGCLKPLNDSWSIIDDVGDECFNILYQRCFF, translated from the exons ATGAGGTTTGGGGCGTTGAAAGAAGCAAAGGAAGGGGTGCAATGGGGCTACATTGAACACGACACCAGGAGCACACA GGCTCTAGTAGAGAGAGAAATAAGAAGGGTCATCAAGGGAGGGGTAAGTCTCAAGATAGGCATGACTATAGTAATAAGGATTACGAAACAGGGCACATTCAGATCTCAAGAGGATGAAAAACTTAAAAGATGGAGGAATAAGAGATCTCGATTGCTGAGGCCAAAGAGGAG AATGGCCACTGGTATTGTACTTTCTGTTGTGGAGAATCTGATTTCAGCACTACAGATCA CAACTGTTGAGACTATTAAAGCTGTCTTCCTTGATGCTGAGTCCAAACATCAAGAACTCAACTATCGAGGGAAACTTTGGCTTTCCAAGCTCAAGGATGCTGTTTATGATGCAGATGATTTATTTGATAAGTTCACTACTGTTGCTGAGCAGTTGAAAACAATTCCTGATGGTAAGATCTCTAAGAAATTCCGTCGTTTCTTTAGTAGTGATAACCAGTTGCTTTTTGCTGCTAATACttctaagaagattaaaatgaTTAGACAGAAGTTGGATAGCATTGCTAGAGATCGTACTCAGTTTGGCTTTGATGATTTATACATTCCTGTTAATAGGAGAGACAAAACCTCTTCATATGTTCATGAGCCTAGTATTATCGGGAGAGATGCTGATCGAGAGGCCATTATGGATTTGTTGTTGCAGGAGTTAGATTCTTCTATAGTAGAGGTTGATGAGAATAAGATATCTTTCGTGACAATTGTTGGGATGGGAG AAAATGTTAGGATTGAAGAAATACTTGCTAAGATGCTAGGAAAGAGTGAGCTTAGCGTAAAACAGTTGAACAGGGAGGCTCGTCGACTTATTGAAGGAAAAAGGTACCTTCTTGTACTCGATGATGTATGGAGTGAAAGCCGTAATGAGTGGGCTAAGCTTAGGGAATATTTGCTTTTAGGTGCAACTGGAAGTAGAGTAATTGTTACTAGCCGCTCAAAGAAGGTGGCTAGAGCGTTAGGAGATGATCTCATGTATGAGCTGCAAGGTCTATCGGATGAGGATTTTTGGCTATTGTTTAAGAGAATAGCATTTAATCAAAACAGTAGACAACGTGTAGACTTAGACCTTGTTGAAATTGGCAAAGACATTGTGAAAAAATGTGCAAATGTTCCTCTGTCCATAAGGGTAATAGGCAGTATGTTGTATGAACAAGATAAAAGCAAGTGGCGAATATTTCGCGAAATGGACTTGGCTAAAATGGGTGAAGGTGAGGAGGGAATAATGCCGATATTGAAGTTTAGCTATTTTCATCTTACTCCACAATTGAAGAGTTGTTTTAGCTATTGTGCTCTCTTCCCTAAGGATTACAAGATTTACAAAGAAATGTTGATCAACTTGTGGTCTGCCCATGGTTGTCTTAAACCTTTGAATGATAGTTGGAGTATAATAGATGATGTTGGTGATGAATGTTTCAATATTTTATATCAGAGATGTTTTTTCTAA
- the LOC130819095 gene encoding uncharacterized protein LOC130819095 codes for MARKRGNPNWFVDSRHEHSFTHYIRKHFPKFFTIQFPLLAIKIFSHPRLLLLSSFLFLRARGLYLSIRSMSHEKKMSWSDLEDDSSFDVSSSSYTESDDRRYWRYLEPP; via the exons ATGGCCAGAAAAAGAG GAAACCCTAACTGGTTCGTTGATAGCCGCCACGAACACTCATTCACTCACTATATAAGAAAACACTTCCCCAAATTCTTCACCATTCAATTTCCTCTTCTCGCCATTAAAATTTTTAGCCACCCTCGACTACTTCTGCTGTCGAGTTTTCTTTTCCTGCGTGCCCGAGGGCTTTATTTGAG TATTCGCTCGATGAGTCATGAAAAGAAAATGTCGTGGAGCGACTTAGAGGATGACTCGTCTTTCGATGTCTCATCATCGAGTTATACAGAATCAGACGATAGAAGATACTGGAGGTACCTTGAACCACCTTGA